One part of the Sander vitreus isolate 19-12246 chromosome 10, sanVit1, whole genome shotgun sequence genome encodes these proteins:
- the clnk gene encoding lymphocyte cytosolic protein 2 isoform X1, whose product MDRNRTGRNRNQSNYNSVVARQYDVVGDLEEELHVCILPARPIHDEREYADRDLPRSSSAQSLVSLSTGNSSILSREIPFTSGPAINRDLKPGRRKDKLDKGVTPVLPAGQHSHRRSPPPPPLTSELVKDLPGLTLQERCRRDGQKATKKADSSSLPTGLQKAESVSSLHANHRHSLDLETHNFETRSQQYLERVLSKRHHHEWPQTKEDVDQHDFVPMEKPQQKDLNTSSTSENICQTCEEDWYVGACTRADAEHALHLVNKDGAFLVRDCSINTNSEPLVLTVYHEKKVYNVKIRFIESTVKYALGTGQRSNDMFDSVADIIKFHSIFPIILVSGRNTPGSKCPENCVLTCPVTKRDVDQLLQ is encoded by the exons ATG GATCGCAACAGGACAGGCAGGAACAGAAATCAAAGTAACTATAACAGCGTCGTGGCGCGTCAGTACGACGTGGTGGGTGACCTGGAGGAAGAGCTGCATGTGTGCATACTTCCTGCAAGGCCCATACATGATGAGAGAGAGTATGCAG ACAGGGATCTTCCAAGGTCATCATCGGCTCAGAGCCTTGTATCACTCTCCACT GGTAACTCCAGCATCCTCTCAAGAGAAATCCCATTTACTTCAG GACCTGCTATAAATAGAGACCTGAAGCCAGGCAGAAGAAAGGACAAATTAG ATAAGGGGGTCACACCTGTGCTGCCAGCAGGACAG CACTCACACAG GCGCTCTCCACCACCTCCACCGTTGACCTCAGAGTTAGTGAAAGACTTGCCTGGGCTGACTCTACAAGAACGCTGCAGGAGAGA tggacagaaagcaacaaaaaaa GCAGACTCCAGTTCACTTCCCACAG gTCTACAGAAAGCTGAAAGTGTTTCATCACTTCatgccaatcacagacattctCTGGATTTGGAAACTCATAATTTCGAAACAAG GTCACAACAATATCTAG AAAGGGTGCTATCAAAACGTCATCACCATGAGTGGCCTCAGACTAAAGAAGACGTTGACCAACATGACTTTGTTCCAATGGAAAAGCCTCAACAG aaagatctgaatacttcttccacctctgaaAATATTTGCCAGACCTGTGAAGAAGACTGGTACGTTGGGGCTTGTACTCGAGCAGATGCTGAGCACGCCTTACACCTGGTGAACAAG GACGGGGCATTTTTGGTACGAGACTGCTCCATCAACACCAACAGTGAGCCCTTGGTGTTGACTGTGTATCACGAAAAGAAGGTTTACAATGTAAAAATCCGGTTCATAGAGAGCACCGTCAAGTATGCCCTGGGGACGGGACAACGATCAAATGAT ATGTTTGACTCTGTGGCAGACATCATCAAGTTTCACTCCATATTCCCAATAATACTCGTCAGTGGGAGAAATACTCCCGGAAGCAAATGCCCAGAAAACTGTGTGCTGACATGTCCAGTAACGAAAAGGGATGTTGACCAGCTGCTGCAATAA
- the clnk gene encoding lymphocyte cytosolic protein 2 isoform X2 → MDRNRTGRNRNQSNYNSVVARQYDVVGDLEEELHVCILPARPIHDEREYADRDLPRSSSAQSLVSLSTGNSSILSREIPFTSGPAINRDLKPGRRKDKLDKGVTPVLPAGQHSHRRSPPPPPLTSELVKDLPGLTLQERCRRDGQKATKKADSSSLPTGLQKAESVSSLHANHRHSLDLETHNFETRSQQYLERVLSKRHHHEWPQTKEDVDQHDFVPMEKPQQTCEEDWYVGACTRADAEHALHLVNKDGAFLVRDCSINTNSEPLVLTVYHEKKVYNVKIRFIESTVKYALGTGQRSNDMFDSVADIIKFHSIFPIILVSGRNTPGSKCPENCVLTCPVTKRDVDQLLQ, encoded by the exons ATG GATCGCAACAGGACAGGCAGGAACAGAAATCAAAGTAACTATAACAGCGTCGTGGCGCGTCAGTACGACGTGGTGGGTGACCTGGAGGAAGAGCTGCATGTGTGCATACTTCCTGCAAGGCCCATACATGATGAGAGAGAGTATGCAG ACAGGGATCTTCCAAGGTCATCATCGGCTCAGAGCCTTGTATCACTCTCCACT GGTAACTCCAGCATCCTCTCAAGAGAAATCCCATTTACTTCAG GACCTGCTATAAATAGAGACCTGAAGCCAGGCAGAAGAAAGGACAAATTAG ATAAGGGGGTCACACCTGTGCTGCCAGCAGGACAG CACTCACACAG GCGCTCTCCACCACCTCCACCGTTGACCTCAGAGTTAGTGAAAGACTTGCCTGGGCTGACTCTACAAGAACGCTGCAGGAGAGA tggacagaaagcaacaaaaaaa GCAGACTCCAGTTCACTTCCCACAG gTCTACAGAAAGCTGAAAGTGTTTCATCACTTCatgccaatcacagacattctCTGGATTTGGAAACTCATAATTTCGAAACAAG GTCACAACAATATCTAG AAAGGGTGCTATCAAAACGTCATCACCATGAGTGGCCTCAGACTAAAGAAGACGTTGACCAACATGACTTTGTTCCAATGGAAAAGCCTCAACAG ACCTGTGAAGAAGACTGGTACGTTGGGGCTTGTACTCGAGCAGATGCTGAGCACGCCTTACACCTGGTGAACAAG GACGGGGCATTTTTGGTACGAGACTGCTCCATCAACACCAACAGTGAGCCCTTGGTGTTGACTGTGTATCACGAAAAGAAGGTTTACAATGTAAAAATCCGGTTCATAGAGAGCACCGTCAAGTATGCCCTGGGGACGGGACAACGATCAAATGAT ATGTTTGACTCTGTGGCAGACATCATCAAGTTTCACTCCATATTCCCAATAATACTCGTCAGTGGGAGAAATACTCCCGGAAGCAAATGCCCAGAAAACTGTGTGCTGACATGTCCAGTAACGAAAAGGGATGTTGACCAGCTGCTGCAATAA